A section of the Papio anubis isolate 15944 chromosome 4, Panubis1.0, whole genome shotgun sequence genome encodes:
- the CCL24 gene encoding C-C motif chemokine 24 codes for MAGPMTIVTSLLFLGVCAHHIIPTGSVVIPSSCCMAFLSKRIPENRVVSYQLSNRSTCLNVGVIFTTKKGQQFCGDPKQAWVQRYMKNLDAKQKKASPRARAVGVKGPVQRYPGNQTTH; via the exons ATGGCAGGCCCAATGACCATCGTAACCAGCCTTCTTTTCCTTGGTGTCTGTGCCCACCACATCATCCCTACGG GCTCTGTGGTCATCCCCTCTTCCTGCTGCATGGCATTTCTTTCCAAGAGAATTCCTGAGAACCGAGTGGTCAGCTACCAGTTGTCCAACAGGAGCACGTGCCTCAATGTGGGAGTGAT CTTCACCACCAAGAAGGGCCAGCAGTTCTGTGGCGACCCCAAGCAGGCGTGGGTCCAGAGGTACATGAAGAACCTGGATGCCAAGCAGAAGAAGGCTTCCCCTAGGGCCAGGGCAGTGGGTGTCAAGGGCCCCGTCCAGAGATATCCTGGCAACCAAACCACCCACTAA